A region from the Sulfurivermis fontis genome encodes:
- a CDS encoding Tll0287-like domain-containing protein, translated as MKRIIATALLCAIPLGQVLADNHGNQARVENSKAVVKEFFGKLKGELEAAMKQGGPINAIEVCNRVAPGIAKELSDKHGMDVARTSLKTRNPDNAPDAWETAVLKKFEERKAAGENPDSIAFGEVVETDGKKEFRFMKAIIMPPEDKMPCLKCHGSNIDPAIAAKLDALYPKDMARGYKAGDVRGAFTLRQPM; from the coding sequence ATGAAACGCATTATCGCAACCGCCCTGCTGTGCGCCATCCCGCTGGGCCAGGTCCTGGCCGACAATCACGGCAACCAGGCACGGGTGGAAAACAGCAAGGCTGTGGTAAAGGAATTTTTCGGCAAGCTGAAGGGTGAGCTGGAGGCGGCCATGAAGCAGGGCGGCCCCATCAATGCCATCGAGGTATGCAATCGCGTCGCCCCCGGCATCGCCAAGGAACTGTCCGACAAGCACGGCATGGACGTGGCACGCACCAGCCTGAAGACCCGTAATCCCGACAATGCCCCGGATGCCTGGGAAACCGCCGTGCTGAAGAAATTCGAGGAGCGCAAGGCGGCCGGCGAGAACCCGGACAGCATCGCCTTCGGTGAAGTGGTCGAGACCGACGGCAAGAAGGAATTCCGCTTCATGAAGGCCATCATCATGCCGCCGGAAGACAAGATGCCCTGCCTCAAGTGCCATGGCAGCAACATCGACCCGGCCATTGCCGCCAAGCTCGATGCCCTGTATCCCAAGGATATGGCGCGCGGCTACAAGGCCGGCGACGTGCGCGGCGCCTTCACCCTGCGCCAGCCCATGTAA
- a CDS encoding DMT family transporter: MSVPAAYVGIILIWSTTPLAIKWSSAGTGFLFAVTARMALGTVLSLLLLRLLRIAVPWDREARRAYVAAALGIYGAMLSTYWGAQYIPSGLISVLYGLMPLFTGVMAAWWLNERSLSPLRIVGVLLGIAGLALIFLAGRALEHIAWQGIAAVLGGVLMQAASAVWVKRTGATLHPMALNGGALLLALLAYLLTWAVFDGAWPVQMDQRSAGAIVYLGVLGTVVGFNLYFFVLKRLSAGAIAVITLITPVLALLLGNWINAEVVEPRVWQGTACILVGLLIYQWGGHVLRRLRRGAV; encoded by the coding sequence ATGTCGGTACCTGCCGCCTATGTGGGCATCATCCTGATCTGGTCCACCACCCCGCTGGCCATCAAGTGGAGCAGCGCGGGGACGGGGTTTCTGTTTGCCGTGACCGCGCGCATGGCGCTGGGTACCGTGCTGAGCCTGTTGCTGCTGCGCCTGCTGCGCATTGCCGTGCCCTGGGACCGCGAGGCACGTCGAGCCTACGTCGCCGCGGCACTGGGGATCTACGGCGCCATGTTGAGCACCTACTGGGGCGCGCAGTACATCCCGTCCGGCCTTATCTCGGTGCTGTACGGTCTGATGCCGCTGTTTACCGGCGTGATGGCGGCGTGGTGGCTGAACGAGCGCAGCCTGTCACCGCTGCGCATCGTCGGCGTGCTGCTCGGCATCGCCGGTCTGGCGCTGATCTTTCTCGCCGGCCGCGCGCTGGAGCACATCGCCTGGCAGGGCATCGCGGCGGTGCTGGGCGGCGTGCTGATGCAGGCGGCGAGCGCGGTCTGGGTGAAGCGCACCGGCGCGACGCTGCACCCGATGGCCCTCAACGGCGGTGCGCTGCTGCTGGCGCTTCTCGCCTATCTGCTCACCTGGGCGGTATTCGACGGGGCCTGGCCGGTGCAGATGGATCAGCGCAGCGCCGGCGCCATCGTCTATCTGGGCGTGCTCGGCACCGTGGTCGGCTTCAATCTGTATTTCTTCGTGTTGAAGCGGCTGTCCGCCGGTGCCATTGCGGTGATCACGCTGATCACGCCGGTGCTGGCGCTGTTGCTCGGCAACTGGATCAACGCTGAGGTGGTGGAGCCGCGGGTGTGGCAGGGCACGGCCTGCATCCTCGTCGGCCTGCTGATCTACCAGTGGGGCGGCCATGTGCTGCGGCGCCTGCGGCGCGGTGCGGTCTGA
- a CDS encoding glutaredoxin family protein, whose protein sequence is MRRGVYWLLLLLLAGPATGAGIYRWTDAEGRVHFGDAPPDERQAEGVALRYNAVGSTPVPAGMFESRPPVVMYSAAWCGVCRKAKCFLQARSVPFHEYDIETTRKGREDYRRLQGTGVPIILVGAERMNGFNAATLTGWLEQAGHLPATP, encoded by the coding sequence ATGAGACGAGGTGTTTACTGGTTATTGTTGCTGCTGCTGGCCGGGCCGGCAACGGGCGCCGGCATCTATCGCTGGACCGATGCCGAGGGCCGTGTGCACTTCGGTGATGCGCCGCCCGACGAGCGCCAGGCCGAGGGTGTTGCGCTGCGCTACAACGCGGTGGGGTCGACGCCGGTGCCGGCAGGGATGTTCGAGTCCCGCCCGCCGGTGGTGATGTACAGCGCCGCCTGGTGCGGTGTATGCCGCAAGGCAAAGTGTTTTCTGCAGGCCCGTTCCGTTCCCTTCCACGAATACGACATCGAGACCACCCGCAAGGGGCGCGAGGATTACCGTCGCCTGCAGGGCACCGGTGTGCCGATCATCCTGGTGGGCGCAGAGCGCATGAACGGTTTCAATGCCGCCACGCTGACCGGGTGGCTGGAGCAGGCCGGCCATCTGCCGGCAACACCTTGA
- a CDS encoding Alvin_2107 family globule sulfur oxidation protein: MNATYYKAMDTMEKAGADRQYIDGWACGFLHNPRRGEQHITEAYEAGYEDGLNQVLDGYKAWVGKKAA, encoded by the coding sequence ATGAACGCGACTTACTACAAGGCGATGGACACCATGGAAAAGGCCGGCGCCGACCGGCAGTACATCGATGGCTGGGCCTGCGGTTTCCTGCACAACCCGCGCCGCGGTGAGCAGCACATCACCGAGGCCTACGAGGCCGGCTATGAGGACGGCCTGAATCAGGTGCTGGACGGCTACAAGGCCTGGGTCGGCAAGAAGGCCGCCTGA
- a CDS encoding thioredoxin family protein, with the protein MEYLPFILIGVMALFMAMPLYIWLGSKRLQGQAAPDYAALLTPQQQGRDKLLFYFYSEHCGPCRTLAPLIDSLAERHGNVVKVDVVQQPAAARQFGIRATPTLVLVEGGKVVKVLLGAVSAKQLEVLLRGD; encoded by the coding sequence ATGGAATATCTGCCGTTCATACTCATCGGCGTGATGGCCCTGTTCATGGCCATGCCGCTGTACATCTGGCTGGGTAGCAAGCGCCTGCAGGGGCAGGCGGCGCCGGACTATGCGGCGCTGCTGACGCCACAGCAACAGGGGCGCGACAAACTGCTGTTCTATTTCTACAGCGAGCATTGCGGTCCCTGCCGCACGCTGGCGCCGCTCATCGACAGCTTGGCGGAACGTCATGGCAATGTGGTGAAGGTGGATGTGGTGCAGCAGCCGGCGGCGGCGCGGCAGTTCGGTATCCGTGCCACGCCGACCCTGGTGCTGGTGGAGGGCGGCAAGGTGGTGAAGGTGCTGCTGGGGGCCGTGAGTGCGAAACAACTGGAGGTGCTGCTGCGCGGAGATTGA
- a CDS encoding CFI-box-CTERM domain-containing protein — protein MKVGTVWLVGVLLVVSMSSWAQDVSEEARRYMVRGRTAIEMAKTMDDLRYAVKELEQAARLAPQWADPHFNLGVVQEKLGNTAGAIASFRRYLELAPEAVDAAKVRDKIIALEYMQERTAQAQALSGNWSGYAVRVEGDRFTAEGRSRPAPVQVIFHGGLLLGDMDQQPELPDAVHRFEGQIAGAVIKGIVTREAFIEGRSGCEIPKERSEFTGKVNDEGTQMVLKFPRTIYKAEWTGVFWGLENCTAVNAKETQQAELVLAVSLPAGGVGIELQFDTADTLPVVVRTFPAGPAEQAGVHAGDRILAVDGQTVRGLRNVEVIKRLRGEPGTSVAVRIERNGMPEELTLTRADLAAMVAPQQAAAGATAAKKGVSATSSGCFIATAAYGSPFEEHVATLREFRDRHLLTNAPGRWFVAQYYEHSPPLADYIREREGLRTVVRGVLTPVVYAVRHPVWALLAVVALLALLVGWRRRRNVVSRVV, from the coding sequence ATGAAAGTCGGTACGGTGTGGCTGGTCGGCGTGTTGCTGGTGGTGTCGATGTCATCCTGGGCGCAGGATGTGTCGGAAGAGGCGCGCCGCTATATGGTGCGCGGGCGCACCGCCATCGAGATGGCCAAGACGATGGATGATCTGCGCTACGCGGTGAAGGAACTGGAGCAGGCCGCACGGCTGGCGCCGCAGTGGGCGGACCCGCACTTCAATCTCGGCGTGGTGCAGGAAAAGCTGGGCAATACGGCGGGTGCCATCGCCAGCTTCCGGCGCTACCTCGAACTGGCGCCGGAGGCGGTCGATGCCGCCAAGGTGCGCGACAAGATCATCGCCCTCGAATACATGCAGGAACGCACCGCCCAGGCCCAGGCGCTGTCGGGTAACTGGAGCGGGTATGCGGTGCGCGTGGAAGGTGACCGTTTCACGGCCGAGGGGCGCAGCCGACCGGCGCCGGTGCAGGTGATCTTTCATGGCGGCTTACTGCTTGGCGATATGGATCAGCAACCGGAGCTGCCGGATGCGGTGCATCGCTTCGAGGGACAGATTGCCGGGGCGGTGATCAAAGGCATCGTCACCCGTGAGGCCTTCATCGAGGGGCGCTCCGGTTGTGAAATACCAAAGGAGCGCAGCGAATTTACCGGTAAGGTGAATGATGAAGGGACCCAGATGGTGCTGAAATTTCCGCGCACCATCTACAAAGCCGAATGGACCGGTGTGTTCTGGGGGCTGGAGAATTGCACGGCAGTGAATGCGAAGGAAACACAGCAGGCCGAGCTGGTACTGGCGGTGTCATTGCCGGCCGGTGGCGTGGGTATCGAATTGCAATTCGATACGGCTGACACCCTGCCGGTAGTGGTGCGTACCTTCCCCGCCGGGCCGGCCGAGCAGGCGGGCGTACACGCCGGCGATCGGATTCTGGCCGTCGATGGCCAGACCGTGCGTGGTCTGCGCAATGTCGAGGTGATCAAGCGGCTGCGTGGTGAGCCTGGCACCTCAGTGGCGGTGCGTATCGAGCGCAACGGCATGCCGGAAGAACTGACGCTGACACGTGCCGATCTGGCGGCCATGGTTGCACCACAGCAGGCCGCCGCCGGCGCCACCGCTGCGAAGAAAGGCGTGTCGGCCACCTCCTCCGGTTGCTTCATCGCCACCGCGGCCTATGGCTCGCCGTTCGAAGAACATGTGGCGACGCTGCGCGAGTTCCGTGACCGGCATCTGCTGACCAACGCGCCGGGACGCTGGTTTGTCGCGCAGTACTATGAGCATTCGCCGCCGCTCGCCGATTACATCCGCGAGCGCGAGGGGTTGCGCACGGTGGTGCGCGGCGTGCTGACGCCGGTGGTGTATGCGGTCCGGCATCCGGTCTGGGCGCTGCTGGCTGTCGTTGCGTTGCTGGCGCTGCTCGTCGGGTGGCGGCGCCGCCGCAACGTAGTCAGTCGGGTGGTCTGA
- a CDS encoding FecR family protein: MLAAREQRLQRDITMCNRGVALAEQTLRDAESALRLSLSSKDRAAEAVAREAVAVSRANYNDYRELCANLDQDLQRARKSLTLAQRLLARAPGQPIGAAVIEQRGQVERSNPAGGWAPLAADSATPLRSGDRLRTGPGSGAEFMLQDGATAAQIAADTEVQLTLDDLGNAVVDISRGAFYAAVTPLLTRMKRVEVRTPAAVLAVRGTRFAVRQAPDGSTELLVLEGVVEATPTDGDSAVMVAAGQRLFTRQGEPLTAAAAIDWNTTRRWWREEGAE, translated from the coding sequence GTGCTGGCAGCCCGTGAGCAGCGGTTGCAGCGGGATATCACCATGTGCAATCGCGGGGTGGCGCTGGCAGAGCAGACGTTGCGTGATGCCGAAAGCGCCTTGCGTCTGTCCCTCAGCAGCAAGGACCGCGCCGCCGAGGCCGTGGCGCGTGAGGCGGTGGCGGTGAGCCGTGCAAACTATAACGACTACCGCGAACTGTGTGCCAACCTCGATCAGGACCTGCAGCGGGCCCGCAAGAGTCTGACGCTGGCGCAGCGCCTGCTGGCGCGCGCCCCCGGCCAGCCGATCGGTGCCGCCGTCATCGAACAGCGGGGCCAGGTGGAACGCAGCAACCCCGCGGGGGGCTGGGCGCCGCTGGCGGCCGACAGTGCGACACCGTTGCGTTCCGGCGATCGCCTGCGCACCGGCCCCGGCAGTGGCGCCGAATTCATGTTGCAGGACGGTGCGACCGCGGCCCAGATCGCTGCCGATACCGAGGTGCAGCTGACACTGGACGATCTGGGCAATGCGGTGGTGGATATCAGCCGCGGCGCGTTCTATGCGGCAGTGACGCCGCTGCTGACGCGCATGAAACGCGTGGAGGTGCGCACCCCGGCCGCGGTCCTTGCCGTTCGTGGCACCCGCTTTGCGGTACGGCAGGCGCCGGACGGCAGTACCGAGTTGCTGGTGCTGGAGGGCGTGGTAGAGGCAACGCCGACAGATGGCGACAGTGCCGTGATGGTCGCGGCCGGACAACGTCTTTTCACACGGCAGGGTGAGCCGCTCACTGCGGCGGCGGCCATCGACTGGAACACGACGCGGCGCTGGTGGCGCGAGGAGGGGGCGGAATGA
- a CDS encoding murein transglycosylase domain-containing protein, producing the protein MSTLRKSLVILCAITTLGACSTYDVVRIATSGDPREAASNLAKYKAASYKQNPVQLVRDLQAARRDYQKLVDFLSGKAGTQWGRKEAVTPSNKRYVKYTQNYMSRAIVQFDRGLITVETLDPIQPAQSLRNAIVTTLLTPDDPRAVDLYSDKSVALSGKPYLHGLVVDERGRVIDTPALAESYADHLLHTARQTRMVDTEQGSKKVHYVQITMVSDYENRQAQRYAASVDKYAKQFGVSKSLIYAVMKTESSFNPFAVSSAPAYGLMQLVPETGGRDAYTMVKGYDHTPSKDYLFDADHNIELGTAYLHILEQRYLGRIEHPLTREYCTIAAYNGGAGNVFNMFSPDRAKAPDVINALPPAEVYRRLRDEHPRDETRRYLVKVLEARREFVNI; encoded by the coding sequence ATGAGTACTTTGCGCAAGTCCTTGGTCATTCTCTGCGCCATCACCACCCTCGGCGCCTGCTCCACCTACGACGTCGTGCGCATCGCCACCAGCGGCGACCCGCGTGAGGCCGCCAGCAATCTGGCCAAGTACAAGGCCGCCAGTTACAAGCAGAATCCGGTGCAGCTGGTGCGCGATCTGCAGGCGGCGCGCCGCGATTACCAGAAGCTGGTGGATTTCCTCTCCGGCAAGGCGGGGACACAGTGGGGCAGGAAGGAGGCGGTTACGCCCAGCAACAAGCGCTACGTCAAGTACACCCAGAACTACATGAGCCGCGCCATCGTGCAATTCGATCGCGGCCTGATAACGGTGGAAACCCTCGACCCGATCCAGCCGGCACAGAGCCTGAGGAATGCCATCGTCACCACCCTGCTGACGCCGGACGATCCGCGCGCAGTGGATCTGTATTCCGACAAGAGCGTGGCACTGTCCGGCAAGCCTTATCTGCATGGACTGGTAGTGGACGAGCGCGGCCGTGTCATCGATACCCCGGCGCTGGCGGAAAGCTACGCCGACCATCTGCTGCACACGGCCCGCCAGACGCGCATGGTGGACACCGAGCAGGGCAGCAAGAAGGTGCACTACGTGCAAATCACCATGGTGAGTGATTACGAGAACCGTCAGGCCCAGCGCTACGCCGCCAGCGTCGACAAATACGCCAAGCAGTTCGGCGTGAGCAAGAGCCTGATCTATGCGGTGATGAAGACCGAGAGCAGCTTCAATCCCTTTGCGGTGAGCAGCGCGCCCGCCTACGGCCTGATGCAGTTGGTGCCGGAAACCGGCGGGCGTGATGCCTATACGATGGTGAAGGGCTACGACCACACCCCGAGCAAGGACTACCTGTTCGATGCGGACCACAACATCGAACTGGGTACCGCCTATCTCCATATCCTCGAGCAGCGCTACCTGGGACGCATCGAGCATCCGCTCACCCGGGAATACTGCACCATTGCCGCCTACAACGGCGGTGCCGGCAACGTGTTCAACATGTTCTCGCCGGATCGCGCCAAGGCGCCTGACGTGATCAACGCACTGCCGCCGGCGGAGGTGTACCGTCGCCTGCGCGACGAGCATCCGCGCGACGAAACGCGGCGCTATCTGGTGAAGGTGCTGGAGGCGCGGCGCGAGTTCGTCAACATCTGA
- a CDS encoding YcbK family protein, with protein MKALVSLPRRRVLSLGMGAALALISAPVFAVRGERRLAFDNLHTGESLHTVYWQDGRYVAEGLAAINHLLRDHRSGEVGSMEPVLLDLLYQLQQRVGLARPYEVISGYRSPQTNARLRQHSNGVAKNSLHMEGRAIDVRLPGEALRHLLQAARDLRAGGVGYYPRSGFIHLDTGPFRTWDG; from the coding sequence ATGAAAGCATTGGTTTCCCTTCCGCGCCGTCGTGTTCTTTCCCTTGGCATGGGTGCGGCCCTGGCCCTGATCTCCGCCCCGGTGTTCGCCGTGCGCGGCGAGCGCCGTCTCGCCTTCGACAATCTGCACACCGGCGAATCGCTGCACACGGTCTACTGGCAGGATGGAAGGTATGTGGCCGAAGGCCTGGCCGCCATCAACCATCTGTTACGTGATCACCGCAGCGGTGAGGTGGGGAGCATGGAGCCGGTGTTGCTCGACCTGTTGTATCAACTGCAGCAGCGCGTGGGCCTGGCCCGGCCCTATGAGGTGATTTCCGGCTACCGCTCGCCGCAGACCAACGCCCGGCTGCGCCAGCACAGCAACGGTGTAGCGAAGAACAGCCTGCACATGGAAGGACGGGCCATCGACGTGCGCCTGCCCGGTGAGGCGCTGCGGCATCTGCTGCAAGCCGCCCGTGATTTGCGCGCGGGCGGTGTCGGCTACTACCCGCGCTCCGGTTTCATCCACCTCGATACCGGTCCATTCCGCACCTGGGACGGCTGA
- a CDS encoding L,D-transpeptidase family protein, protein MRCSLTEYLRPLLLLLWWVPLQAAPLQWPATDATVAETAELIRYVVAINGAERVDGVTLALPDQVSRYYWQRGFRPAWFDRDGIFIEAGELLHVLRQAEAEGLPVGDYPIAAIEQRLFGPIDDIQHLAQLDLLLTDAFLHYSLNVYSGRIDPRRAGSDWFIPYVPLDPAALLPQVLAQRNLAAVLAGLPPQYEGYRRLRLALQQYRAVAAQGGWPEVAGGEILRFGAREPRVAQLRRRLWLSGDLAAAEAAEPELYDNTVRRAVRRFQRRHGLQADGSVGDATLAALNVPVEQRILQIAANMDRWRWLPRQMEPRHILVNMAGYDLQLVEDGQVVLDMRVIVGRDYRQTPVFTSTMTSLVLNPYWYVPRTIFRDDILPRLRRDPGYLQRAGMRLFSSLDGNGSQVDAAAIDWERVDGDRFPYSLRQDPGPHNALGRIKFLLPNRYGIFLHDTPDRSLFNLPARAFSSGCIRLEDPVELARRLLADEARWSRARLEEAIAAGKPLGLTLPAPVPVYLVYWTAWVDGEGALHLRDDIYGRDARLLELWQQNATTIVATEPANP, encoded by the coding sequence ATGCGCTGTTCTTTGACTGAATACCTGCGTCCCCTGTTGCTGTTGCTCTGGTGGGTGCCCTTGCAGGCCGCGCCTCTGCAGTGGCCGGCCACCGATGCCACCGTGGCAGAGACGGCGGAACTGATTCGGTATGTGGTGGCCATCAACGGCGCCGAGCGCGTCGATGGCGTGACGCTGGCGCTGCCCGATCAGGTGAGCCGCTATTACTGGCAGCGCGGGTTTCGTCCCGCCTGGTTCGACCGTGACGGCATTTTCATCGAGGCCGGGGAACTGCTGCATGTGCTGCGTCAGGCCGAGGCCGAAGGTCTGCCGGTGGGCGATTATCCCATCGCGGCCATCGAGCAGCGCCTGTTCGGCCCCATCGACGATATCCAGCATCTGGCGCAACTCGACCTGCTGCTGACCGATGCCTTCCTGCATTACAGTCTGAATGTTTACAGCGGGCGTATCGATCCACGTCGTGCCGGTAGCGACTGGTTCATCCCTTATGTTCCACTCGACCCCGCCGCGCTGCTGCCGCAGGTCCTGGCGCAGCGCAACCTGGCTGCGGTGCTGGCCGGGTTGCCGCCGCAGTACGAGGGCTATCGCCGCCTGCGCCTGGCCTTGCAGCAGTACCGTGCCGTTGCGGCGCAGGGTGGCTGGCCGGAAGTCGCGGGCGGGGAGATTCTGCGTTTCGGCGCACGTGAGCCGCGTGTGGCGCAGTTGCGCCGCCGCCTGTGGCTGTCCGGTGACCTCGCTGCGGCCGAGGCGGCGGAGCCGGAGCTTTATGACAACACCGTGCGTCGTGCAGTGCGCCGTTTTCAGCGGCGGCATGGCCTGCAGGCGGACGGCAGCGTGGGGGATGCCACCCTGGCGGCCCTGAATGTGCCGGTGGAGCAGCGCATCCTACAGATCGCCGCCAATATGGATCGCTGGCGCTGGCTGCCGCGGCAGATGGAGCCGCGCCACATTCTGGTCAACATGGCCGGTTATGATCTGCAATTGGTCGAAGATGGCCAGGTGGTGCTGGACATGCGCGTCATCGTCGGGCGCGACTACCGTCAGACGCCGGTATTCACCAGCACGATGACCTCGCTGGTGCTCAATCCGTACTGGTATGTGCCGCGCACCATTTTCCGCGACGACATCCTGCCGCGCCTGCGGCGTGACCCCGGATACCTGCAGCGGGCCGGCATGCGCCTGTTCAGCAGTCTGGACGGCAACGGCAGTCAGGTGGATGCTGCCGCCATCGATTGGGAGCGTGTGGACGGTGACAGATTTCCCTACAGCCTGCGCCAGGACCCCGGGCCGCACAATGCCCTCGGCCGCATCAAGTTCCTGCTGCCCAACCGCTACGGCATCTTTCTGCACGACACACCGGACCGCAGCCTGTTCAACCTGCCGGCGCGCGCCTTCAGCTCCGGCTGCATCCGTCTGGAGGACCCTGTCGAACTGGCGCGCCGGCTGCTGGCCGATGAGGCGCGCTGGAGCCGTGCCCGCCTGGAAGAGGCCATCGCGGCGGGCAAACCGCTGGGCCTGACCCTGCCCGCGCCGGTCCCGGTGTATCTGGTGTACTGGACGGCCTGGGTGGACGGCGAGGGGGCGCTGCACCTGCGCGATGATATCTATGGCCGTGATGCACGTCTGCTGGAACTGTGGCAGCAAAATGCGACAACCATCGTCGCAACCGAGCCGGCAAATCCATAA
- a CDS encoding thioredoxin family protein, whose product MPTILESTAQFTDFLQQNPAAVVYFSRPDCAVCQVLKPRILALLRQEFPRIAVAVVDCAAAPELAAQQAVFTVPVVAVYIDGRESLRLARNFTPGQLAAALERPYALFFD is encoded by the coding sequence ATGCCGACCATTCTCGAATCCACCGCGCAATTCACCGACTTTTTGCAGCAGAATCCCGCTGCTGTAGTGTATTTCAGCCGCCCTGACTGCGCCGTCTGCCAAGTGCTCAAGCCGCGCATTCTGGCGCTGCTGCGGCAGGAGTTTCCGCGTATCGCCGTGGCGGTGGTGGACTGTGCCGCCGCGCCCGAGCTGGCGGCACAGCAGGCGGTGTTCACGGTGCCGGTGGTGGCGGTGTACATCGACGGCCGGGAGTCGCTGCGCCTGGCGCGCAATTTCACGCCGGGGCAACTGGCGGCGGCACTGGAGCGGCCCTATGCGCTGTTCTTTGACTGA
- a CDS encoding sulfite exporter TauE/SafE family protein has product MDPLTLAAFLFIVALGAYVQTVTGFALGLIVMGGITLFDLAPVAFTAIVVGFTALANNFLALHRAIHHIDRRGMTFTLLGMLPAVGLGVLLLDALHSTSVETLRVILGAVILAGGVLLALRPHPHAHRAPGWVDAGVGVAGGILAGMFSIGGPPLVFHFYRQPLPLAVVRATLLATFAVATVARLFYVGVAGDITLEMVQLSLLCLPVVFLATVAGRRYPPPLPDLAMRRFAFTLLGAIGVMLLV; this is encoded by the coding sequence ATGGACCCGCTCACCCTCGCCGCCTTTCTGTTCATCGTCGCCCTCGGCGCCTACGTGCAGACCGTCACCGGTTTCGCCCTCGGCCTCATCGTCATGGGCGGCATCACCCTGTTCGATCTCGCCCCGGTGGCCTTTACCGCGATCGTGGTCGGCTTCACCGCCCTGGCCAACAACTTTCTCGCCCTGCACCGCGCCATACACCACATCGATCGCCGCGGTATGACCTTCACCCTGCTCGGCATGCTGCCGGCGGTCGGGCTGGGTGTGCTGTTGCTCGACGCCCTGCACAGCACTTCGGTGGAAACCCTGCGCGTGATCCTCGGCGCGGTGATCCTCGCCGGCGGCGTGCTGCTGGCATTGCGGCCGCATCCGCACGCCCACCGCGCACCCGGCTGGGTGGATGCCGGTGTCGGTGTCGCCGGCGGCATACTGGCCGGGATGTTCTCCATCGGCGGGCCGCCGCTGGTGTTCCATTTCTACCGCCAGCCGCTGCCGCTGGCCGTGGTGCGCGCGACGCTGCTGGCCACCTTCGCGGTCGCCACCGTGGCGCGTCTGTTCTACGTGGGGGTGGCCGGGGATATCACCCTGGAGATGGTGCAGCTCAGCCTGCTGTGCCTGCCGGTAGTGTTTCTCGCCACCGTCGCCGGCCGCCGCTATCCGCCGCCGCTGCCGGACCTGGCCATGCGCCGCTTCGCCTTCACGCTGCTCGGCGCCATCGGCGTGATGTTGCTGGTTTAA